Proteins encoded in a region of the Takifugu flavidus isolate HTHZ2018 chromosome 8, ASM371156v2, whole genome shotgun sequence genome:
- the slc25a33 gene encoding solute carrier family 25 member 33: MPQKDTLLHLIAGGCSGTVGAIVTCPLEVLKTRLQSSGLTLRPVFQVQLGTVSGTGVIRPGTVTPGLLQVLRSILEKEGPRSLFRGLGPNLVGVAPSRAIYFAAYSKSKEIFNGLLVPNSGAVHMSSAGVAAFVTNSLMNPVWMVKTRMQLEKKARGEKKMNALQCARYVYKTEGIRGFYRGLTASYAGISETMICFLIYETLKKELAESQLTSRNGEQKGASDFLSLMLAAAFSKGCASCIAYPHEVIRTRLREEGSKYKYFFQTGRLIAVEEGYAAFYRGLIPQLIRQIPNTAIVLSTYELIVHLLGDK, from the exons ATGCCACAGAAAGACACGTTGCTACATCTGATCGCTGGGGG GTGTAGTGGGACAGTGGGGGCCATAGTGACCTGCCCACTGGAGGTGCTGAAGACACGGTTGCAATCATCTGGCCTCACCCTCAGACCAGTTTTCCAGGTACAGCTGGGAACTGTGAGTGGAACCGGAGTTATCCGCCCAGGGACTGTTACAccagggctgctgcaggtcctacG ATCAATCCTTGAAAAGGAAGGACCGAGGTCTCTGTTTCGTGGCCTGGGCCCAAACCTCGTTGGCGTGGCTCCTTCAAG AGCCATTTACTTTGCTGCTTACTCAAAATCTAAAGAGATTTTCAATGGCCTGTTGGTCCCCAATAGCGGAGCGGTGCACATGTCATCCGCCGGTGTCGCAG CTTTTGTTACTAACTCTCTGATGAACCCCGTCTGGATGGTCAAGACCAGGatgcagctggagaaaaa GgccagaggagagaagaagatgaaCGCACTTCAGTGTGCACGCTATGTTTACAAAACGGAAGGAATCCGAGGCTTCTACAGAGGCCTGACGGCGTCGTACGCCGGGATCTCGGAAACCATGATCTGCTTCCTCATCTACGAGACCCTGAAGAAAGAGCTCGCCGAGAGCCAGCTGACCTCCCGAAATGGGGAACAGAAAGGCGCGTCGGACTTCCTGAGCCTGATGCTGGCAGCTGCTTTTTCAAAGGGCTGTGCGTCATGCATAGCCTACCCTCATG AGGTCATCCGGACAAGGCTGCGCGAGGAAGGGAGCAAGTACAAATATTTCTTCCAAACGGGGAGGTTAATAGCAGTGGAGGAGGGTTACGCCGCTTTTTATAGAGGACTCATTCCACAGCTAATTAGACAAATCCCCAACACGGCCATCGTCCTCTCCACTTATGAACTCATTGTCCACCTGCTGGGAGACAAGTGA
- the LOC130530452 gene encoding emerin-like, with translation MSSLTNMSADELSKLLDEYGIKHGPVVDSTRGLYERKLNEAMSKTKGVKPASDKTFYREEEEEVTYVYRSPARDEETSDSGAYMRSRPYLPERGFEQHSSYSSYSRATPEYRANDFANQSYTYETPSTYKNTYSTSATVKSAEETKKPPQSSRLIPVWVQIVLFLAVAVFFYMIFASMETNESFEGLE, from the exons ATGTCTTCGCTTACCAACATGTCTGCCGATGAGCTCAGTAAGCTGCTGGATGAGTACGGGATAAAGCACGGACCGGTGGTCG ACTCCACCAGAGGCCTGTATGAGAGGAAGCTGAACGAGGCCATGTCCAAGACCAAAGGGGTGAAACCAGCGTCAGACAAAACCTTCTACAGAGAAGAGG AGGAGGAGGTTACTTATGTCTACAGATCACCT GCGAGGGATGAAGAGACCAGCGACAG TGGCGCTTACATGAGATCCAGACCATATTTGCCTGAAAGGGGATTTGAACAGCA CTCATCCTATTCCAGCTATTCCAGAGCAACACCTGAATACAGAGCAAATGATTTTGCCAATCA GTCCTACACATACGAGACACCATCGACCTATAAAAACACCTATTCTACGTCAGCGACGGTGAAATCTGCTGAGGAAACCAAGAAGCCGCCGCAGTCGTCCCGCCTCATCCCAGTGTGGGTTCAGATCGTGTTGTTCTTGGCTGTGGCCGTCTTCTTCTACATGATTTTTGCCAGCATGGAGACCAATGAATCTTTCGAAGGGCTAGAGTGA
- the LOC130530442 gene encoding uncharacterized protein LOC130530442 isoform X2 encodes MMEESFSDLLRDAFAGDLDFENLYSEEDSSTISSETIPTKEKQTLHQEAPSFCQPGIRNTAENIEEEVPDEVGFQGEVIVSTGKSQEDYYTSSGEDSAQEGEDGEGGGEEMKSVKQLMWAHSGEGCHQGSKGDRPSEERRPLAPEGEKKTRVRNEEQGESESDEMSYFQRVHEHERTEGDQQEPDSESEAAKCEEEEQDDDYDDESNYEREDNVPTLCCGWEDENPRWDNPVGDIMDFPELMVQQDLIAEDDYGKYVEKIKDFSGEEHQDAGESFAEYPSDLSSCESIEDGEKDEESNGQRTGDQATMQRVSDSEMLLVGSRGTEQGKAELVETMSGDRAELRCETSDSYSSSDDETQTTSDEEPNVTSKDLENKSQLEERHSGSRMCVREDPKTGLFSDDLLVSDKEDMTLCPAEGVRMSSGSLDDRFFFSTEYPDSQISEEGELGDDEYEDKSNWEQEQERIRAFYEFYDDSDQLTGDEGRPTKVHFSTELFSQIIVYDTDSSDRGSLSSSTDGEEELSSAETPEEPKEPVERTAIKPRVPNTQAESESSLSQTQKRKQGCLNMLKVALKMGAMTAMGLLMFWWATDQAGWFKCLFSRAKL; translated from the exons ATGATGGAAGAAAGCTTTTCAGATCTACTGAGGGATGCATTTGCAG GAGATCTGGACTTTGAGAATTTATATTCTGAAGAGGACTCAAGCACCATCTCTAGTGAGACTATACCAACAAAAGAGAAGCAGACTTTGCACCAGGAAGCACCCAGTTTCTGTCAGCCAGGTATTAGAAACACGGCCGAAAACATTGAGGAAGAGGTGCCTGACGAAGTTGGTTTTCAAGGCGAGGTCATTGTGAGCACGGGAAAATCACAGGAGGATTATTACACAAGCTCGGGGGAAGATTCTGCCCAggaaggagaggatggagagggtggaggagaggaaatgaaatcggTAAAACAGCTGATGTGGGCCCACAGCGGCGAGGGATGCCACCAAGGCAGTAAAGGTGACAGACCCTCTGAGGAGAGACGACCTCTGgccccagagggagagaaaaagactCGAGTTAGAAACGAGGAGCAAGGTGAGAGCGAGAGTGATGAGATGTCCTATTTCCAGAGAGTCCATGAACATGAAAGGACTGAAGGCGATCAGCAAGAGCCTGATTCTGAGAGTGAGGCGGCAAAAtgtgaagaagaggaacaagatgatgattatgatgatgaaaGTAATTATGAAAGAGAAGACAATGTTCCCACTTTGTGCTGCGGATGGGAGGATGAAAATCCCCGCTGGGACAATCCAGTAGGGGACATTATGGACTTTCCTGAGTTAATGGTGCAGCAGGACCTCATTGCGGAAGATGATTATGGGAAATATGTAGAGAAAATCAAGGACTTCTCAGGGGAGGAGCACCAAGACGCAGGTGAGAGCTTCGCAGAGTATCCCTCAGACCTTTCTTCCTGTGAATCTATagaagatggagaaaaggaTGAAGAAAGTAATGGCCAACGTACAGGAGACCAGGCTACCATGCAAAGAGTGAGTGATTCAGAGATGTTGCTTGTGGGGAGCAGAGGAACAGAACAGGGGAAAGCTGAACTTGTGGAGACCATGTCTGGAGATAGAGCTGAGCTGAGGTGTGAGACGTCTGATTCCTACAGCTCCAGTGATGACGAAACCCAAACTACAAGTGATGAGGAACCCAATGTTACTTCAAAAGACcttgaaaataaaagccaacTGGAGGAGCGTCACAGTGGGAGTAGAATGTGTGTACGTGAGGATCCAAAAACGGGTCTTTTCTCTGATGACCTGTTAGTTTCCGATAAAGAGGATATGACTCTGTGTCCTGCTGAAGGTGTCAGAATGTCCTCAGGGTCCCTGGATGATAGATTCTTCTTTAGCACAGAATATCCAGATTCTCAGATCTCAGAGGAGGGAGAGCTCGGAGATGATGAGTACGAAGACAAGAGCAACTGGGAACAAGAGCAGGAAAGAATCAGAGCTTTCTACGAGTTCTATGACGACAGTGATCAGCTGACAGGAGACGAAG GAAGACCGACAAAAGTCCACTTCTCCACAGAGCTGTTTTCTCAGATCATTGTCTATGACACAGACAG CAGCGACAGAGGCTCACTAAGCAGCTCCACAgacggagaggaggagctgagctcCGCAGAGACACCTGAG GAACCAAAGGAGCCCGTTGAAAGAACAGCAATCAAACCCAGAGTTCCTAATACTCAGGCAGAATCTGAGTCCAGTCTGAGCCAAACGCAAAAGAGGAAACAAGGA tGTCTCAATATGCTGAAAGTGGCCCTGAAGATGGGAGCGATGACAGCGATGGGACTGCTGATGTTCTGGTGGGCAACAGACCAGGCAGGCTGGTTCAAGTGTCTTTTCTCTAGAGCAAAACTCTAG
- the dnase1l1l gene encoding deoxyribonuclease I-like 1-like isoform X2 produces MRALAVLLVLGLFVLHITSCLKICAFNIKTFGESKANNKKVMGILLKILSRYDLCLIQEVRDSKGEAVQALVEYLNRLDETVSYTYAASERLGRNSYKEQYVYIYRNNTLEVIEHYQYKPEGGGNNQTDVFSREPFIIRFHSPTTLVKDFVLIGQHTCPKNAMKEIDQLYTVFKDTQKKWEIDNVVILGDLNAGCSYITVKGWQVLRLRTDPKFHWLIGDKEDTTVREKTQCAYDRIIVHGREMISCIVPGSAQAFNFREKFHLTEEEALEVSDHFPVEVDLKPNSLTHNEL; encoded by the exons ATGAGAGCTCTGGCTGTGCTGCTCGTGCTGGGCTTGTTTGTTCTCCACATCACATCTTGCCTGAAAATCTGTGCTTTCAACATTAAGACTTTTGGTGAATCCAAGGCAAACAACAAGAAGGTCATGGGAATTCTACTAAAG ATCCTTTCTCGGTACGACTTGTGCCTCATTCAGGAGGTGCGAGACTCTAAAGGTGAAGCCGTCCAAGCGTTGGTGGAGTATCTGAACAG ACTTGACGAAACTGTCTCGTACACATATGCGGCAAGTGAACGGCTGGGACGGAATAGCTACAAGGAGCAATACGTCTACATTTACAG GAACAACACGCTGGAGGTCATAGAGCATTATCAGTATAAACCCGAGGGCGGTGGGAACAACCAGACAGACGTTTTCTCCAGAGAGCCATTCATCATCCGCTTTCACTCCCCGACCACAC TGGTGAAGGATTTTGTGCTGATCGGGCAGCACACCTGTCCCAAGAACGCCATGAAGGAGATCGACCAACTGTACACCGTcttcaaagacacacagaagAAGTGGGAGATCGAT AACGTGGTGATCCTGGGTGACCTCAACGCTGGCTGCAGCTACATCACCGTCAAAGGCTGGCAGGTGCTGCGTCTGAGAACCGACCCCAAGTTTCACTGGCTGATCGGAGACAAGGAAGACACCACCGTTCGTGAGAAGACGCAATGCGCCTACGACCG GATCATCGTCCACGGACGTGAGATGATCTCCTGCATTGTTCCAGGATCAGCTCAAGCTTTCAATTTCAGAGAGAAATTCCATCTTACTGAGGAAGAG GCTCTTGAGGTGAGCGATCATTTTCCTGTAGAAGTCGACCTGAAGCCCAACTCCCTAACCCACAACGAGCTGTAA
- the dnase1l1l gene encoding deoxyribonuclease I-like 1-like isoform X1 has protein sequence MVLLLILTNVSFTCRELKMRALAVLLVLGLFVLHITSCLKICAFNIKTFGESKANNKKVMGILLKILSRYDLCLIQEVRDSKGEAVQALVEYLNRLDETVSYTYAASERLGRNSYKEQYVYIYRNNTLEVIEHYQYKPEGGGNNQTDVFSREPFIIRFHSPTTLVKDFVLIGQHTCPKNAMKEIDQLYTVFKDTQKKWEIDNVVILGDLNAGCSYITVKGWQVLRLRTDPKFHWLIGDKEDTTVREKTQCAYDRIIVHGREMISCIVPGSAQAFNFREKFHLTEEEALEVSDHFPVEVDLKPNSLTHNEL, from the exons ATGGTTCTTCTCTTGATCTTGACAAACGTTTCTTTTACCTGCAGAGAGCTAAAAATGAGAGCTCTGGCTGTGCTGCTCGTGCTGGGCTTGTTTGTTCTCCACATCACATCTTGCCTGAAAATCTGTGCTTTCAACATTAAGACTTTTGGTGAATCCAAGGCAAACAACAAGAAGGTCATGGGAATTCTACTAAAG ATCCTTTCTCGGTACGACTTGTGCCTCATTCAGGAGGTGCGAGACTCTAAAGGTGAAGCCGTCCAAGCGTTGGTGGAGTATCTGAACAG ACTTGACGAAACTGTCTCGTACACATATGCGGCAAGTGAACGGCTGGGACGGAATAGCTACAAGGAGCAATACGTCTACATTTACAG GAACAACACGCTGGAGGTCATAGAGCATTATCAGTATAAACCCGAGGGCGGTGGGAACAACCAGACAGACGTTTTCTCCAGAGAGCCATTCATCATCCGCTTTCACTCCCCGACCACAC TGGTGAAGGATTTTGTGCTGATCGGGCAGCACACCTGTCCCAAGAACGCCATGAAGGAGATCGACCAACTGTACACCGTcttcaaagacacacagaagAAGTGGGAGATCGAT AACGTGGTGATCCTGGGTGACCTCAACGCTGGCTGCAGCTACATCACCGTCAAAGGCTGGCAGGTGCTGCGTCTGAGAACCGACCCCAAGTTTCACTGGCTGATCGGAGACAAGGAAGACACCACCGTTCGTGAGAAGACGCAATGCGCCTACGACCG GATCATCGTCCACGGACGTGAGATGATCTCCTGCATTGTTCCAGGATCAGCTCAAGCTTTCAATTTCAGAGAGAAATTCCATCTTACTGAGGAAGAG GCTCTTGAGGTGAGCGATCATTTTCCTGTAGAAGTCGACCTGAAGCCCAACTCCCTAACCCACAACGAGCTGTAA
- the LOC130530442 gene encoding uncharacterized protein LOC130530442 isoform X1, whose product MMEESFSDLLRDAFAEASFPSFHEGDLDFENLYSEEDSSTISSETIPTKEKQTLHQEAPSFCQPGIRNTAENIEEEVPDEVGFQGEVIVSTGKSQEDYYTSSGEDSAQEGEDGEGGGEEMKSVKQLMWAHSGEGCHQGSKGDRPSEERRPLAPEGEKKTRVRNEEQGESESDEMSYFQRVHEHERTEGDQQEPDSESEAAKCEEEEQDDDYDDESNYEREDNVPTLCCGWEDENPRWDNPVGDIMDFPELMVQQDLIAEDDYGKYVEKIKDFSGEEHQDAGESFAEYPSDLSSCESIEDGEKDEESNGQRTGDQATMQRVSDSEMLLVGSRGTEQGKAELVETMSGDRAELRCETSDSYSSSDDETQTTSDEEPNVTSKDLENKSQLEERHSGSRMCVREDPKTGLFSDDLLVSDKEDMTLCPAEGVRMSSGSLDDRFFFSTEYPDSQISEEGELGDDEYEDKSNWEQEQERIRAFYEFYDDSDQLTGDEGRPTKVHFSTELFSQIIVYDTDSSDRGSLSSSTDGEEELSSAETPEEPKEPVERTAIKPRVPNTQAESESSLSQTQKRKQGCLNMLKVALKMGAMTAMGLLMFWWATDQAGWFKCLFSRAKL is encoded by the exons ATGATGGAAGAAAGCTTTTCAGATCTACTGAGGGATGCATTTGCAG AGGCCTCTTTTCCATCCTTCCATGAAGGAGATCTGGACTTTGAGAATTTATATTCTGAAGAGGACTCAAGCACCATCTCTAGTGAGACTATACCAACAAAAGAGAAGCAGACTTTGCACCAGGAAGCACCCAGTTTCTGTCAGCCAGGTATTAGAAACACGGCCGAAAACATTGAGGAAGAGGTGCCTGACGAAGTTGGTTTTCAAGGCGAGGTCATTGTGAGCACGGGAAAATCACAGGAGGATTATTACACAAGCTCGGGGGAAGATTCTGCCCAggaaggagaggatggagagggtggaggagaggaaatgaaatcggTAAAACAGCTGATGTGGGCCCACAGCGGCGAGGGATGCCACCAAGGCAGTAAAGGTGACAGACCCTCTGAGGAGAGACGACCTCTGgccccagagggagagaaaaagactCGAGTTAGAAACGAGGAGCAAGGTGAGAGCGAGAGTGATGAGATGTCCTATTTCCAGAGAGTCCATGAACATGAAAGGACTGAAGGCGATCAGCAAGAGCCTGATTCTGAGAGTGAGGCGGCAAAAtgtgaagaagaggaacaagatgatgattatgatgatgaaaGTAATTATGAAAGAGAAGACAATGTTCCCACTTTGTGCTGCGGATGGGAGGATGAAAATCCCCGCTGGGACAATCCAGTAGGGGACATTATGGACTTTCCTGAGTTAATGGTGCAGCAGGACCTCATTGCGGAAGATGATTATGGGAAATATGTAGAGAAAATCAAGGACTTCTCAGGGGAGGAGCACCAAGACGCAGGTGAGAGCTTCGCAGAGTATCCCTCAGACCTTTCTTCCTGTGAATCTATagaagatggagaaaaggaTGAAGAAAGTAATGGCCAACGTACAGGAGACCAGGCTACCATGCAAAGAGTGAGTGATTCAGAGATGTTGCTTGTGGGGAGCAGAGGAACAGAACAGGGGAAAGCTGAACTTGTGGAGACCATGTCTGGAGATAGAGCTGAGCTGAGGTGTGAGACGTCTGATTCCTACAGCTCCAGTGATGACGAAACCCAAACTACAAGTGATGAGGAACCCAATGTTACTTCAAAAGACcttgaaaataaaagccaacTGGAGGAGCGTCACAGTGGGAGTAGAATGTGTGTACGTGAGGATCCAAAAACGGGTCTTTTCTCTGATGACCTGTTAGTTTCCGATAAAGAGGATATGACTCTGTGTCCTGCTGAAGGTGTCAGAATGTCCTCAGGGTCCCTGGATGATAGATTCTTCTTTAGCACAGAATATCCAGATTCTCAGATCTCAGAGGAGGGAGAGCTCGGAGATGATGAGTACGAAGACAAGAGCAACTGGGAACAAGAGCAGGAAAGAATCAGAGCTTTCTACGAGTTCTATGACGACAGTGATCAGCTGACAGGAGACGAAG GAAGACCGACAAAAGTCCACTTCTCCACAGAGCTGTTTTCTCAGATCATTGTCTATGACACAGACAG CAGCGACAGAGGCTCACTAAGCAGCTCCACAgacggagaggaggagctgagctcCGCAGAGACACCTGAG GAACCAAAGGAGCCCGTTGAAAGAACAGCAATCAAACCCAGAGTTCCTAATACTCAGGCAGAATCTGAGTCCAGTCTGAGCCAAACGCAAAAGAGGAAACAAGGA tGTCTCAATATGCTGAAAGTGGCCCTGAAGATGGGAGCGATGACAGCGATGGGACTGCTGATGTTCTGGTGGGCAACAGACCAGGCAGGCTGGTTCAAGTGTCTTTTCTCTAGAGCAAAACTCTAG
- the spsb1 gene encoding SPRY domain-containing SOCS box protein 1: MGQKVPGGIKTIDMRDPAFSPLKQELQALNHTKPSRLDLLLDMPPAGPDVQVQHSWNNDDRSLNIFVKDDNKLVFHRHPVAQSTDAIRGRVGYTRGLHVWEISWAMRQRGTHAVVGVATSDAPLHSVGYTALVGSNAESWGWDLCRSKLHHDGKNHPGKSYPAFLESDDTFIIPDSLLVVLDMDEGTLGYIVDGHYLGVAFRGLKGRKLYPVVSAVWGHCEIRIRYINGLDPEPLSLMDLCRRSVRVALGRERLNEIHRLPLPASLKNYLLYQ; encoded by the exons ATGGGGCAGAAAGTCCCAGGTGGCATTAAAACCATTGATATGCGGGATCCGGCGTTCAGTCCCCtaaagcaggagctgcaggcccTAAATCACACCAAGCCATCTCggctggatctgctgctggacaTGCCACCCGCCGGCCCGGACGTCCAGGTCCAGCACTCGTGGAATAACGACGACCGCTCGCTTAACATCTTCGTCAAGGACGACAACAAGCTGGTGTTCCACAGGCACCCAGTGGCGCAGAGCACAGACGCCATCAGGGGGCGTGTTGGCTACACAAGGGGACTGCATGTGTGGGAGATCAGCTGGGCCATGCGTCAGAGGGGGACGCACGCTGTGGTCGGCGTGGCTACTAGCGACGCCCCCCTGCACTCGGTGGGCTACACGGCCTTGGTAGGGAGCAACGCTGAGTCCTGGGGCTGGGACCTGTGCAGAAGTAAACTGCACCACGATGGCAAGAATCACCCTGGGAAAAGCTACCCGGCGTTCCTGGAGTCAGACGACACCTTCATCATTCCAGACTCCTTATTGGTGGTCTTGGACATGGACGAGGGGACTCTTGGCTACATAGTGGATGGACATTATCTGGGGGTGGCGTTCAGAGGACTTAAGGGCAGGAAGCTGTACCCTGTGGTGAGCGCCGTGTGGGGACACTGTGAGATCCGGATCCGCTACATAAATGGACTTGATC CTGAACCCCTCTCTCTAATGGATCTGTGTAGGCGTTCTGTGCGCGTCGCGTTAGGAAGAGAACGCCTGAATGAAATCCATAGACTGCCGCTGCCAGCTTCTCTCAAGAACTACCTGCTCTACCAATGA
- the LOC130530444 gene encoding uncharacterized protein LOC130530444, with amino-acid sequence MPTDGRLRATMLTFLHILLAGLSGVLWDGIDAFGGVRLVDGDNKCSGRVEVVHHDQWGTVCDHGWDLREADVVCLELGCGLAESALRGAVFGPGGGEIWLRHVQCTGHESSLSRCAVVLYSNAYCTHENDAGVKCSGTLFTPTLALLSPHTVFSPGEAVRFSCSVLLGHHISDFHLYKQGASAPLVMQRAEQTQSRVELTLSDVETFHQGSYSCRYRIKGGFPSHVLDSPPSNSISITVVELLTPQHWYNTSSEAPAGSVIKGHSFNITCSTPHQYPGGSFQLRLIRSNGTVRQSLPALSTSVTFTFASAQSSNEGYYYCLYRVQLGGRTFVSRESQPLPIAVKDPDPVLSPMMVSWLISGLTFIVTVVIVVIMVKVLRNKEKQPSELERETRTCVDNTYVALSINK; translated from the exons ATGCCGACTGATGGAAGGCTGAGGGCGACCATGTTGACATTCCTCCATATCCTTTTAGCAG GCCTCTCGGGTGTCCTGTGGGATGGAATCGATGCCTTCG GTGGGGTCAGGCTGGTAGATGGGGACAACAAGTGTTCTGGCAGGGTTGAGGTGGTCCACCACGACCAGTGGGGGACTGTTTGCGACCACGGCTGGGACCTCCGCGAGGCAGACGTGGTGTGCCTGGAGCTGGGGTGTGGCCTGGCCGAATCTGCCCTCCGAGGTGCCGTGTTCGGCCCGGGCGGCGGGGAGATCTGGCTGCGGCACGTCCAGTGCACGGGACACGAGAGCAGCCTGTCCCGCTGTGCCGTCGTCCTCTACAGCAACGCCTACTGCACCCATGAGAACGACGCAGGGGTGAAATGCTCAG GGACCCTTTTCACTCCCACCCTCGCCCTGCTGTCCCCCCACACCGTGTTCTCCCCCGGGGAGGCCGTCCGCTTCAGCTGCAGCGTTCTGCTGGGGCACCACATCAGCGACTTCCACTTGTACAAGCAGGGGGCGTCGGCGCCGCTGGTGATGCAGAGGGCGGAGCAGACCCAGAGCAGAGTGGAGCTGACGCTGTCCGACGTCGAGACCTTCCACCAGGGCAGCTACAGCTGCCGCTACAGGATCAAGGGGGGCTTCCCTTCCCACGTGCTCGACTCCCCGCCCAGCAACTCCATCAGTATTACCGTCG TGGAACTCCTGACCCCCCAACACTGGTACAACACGTCCTCCGAGGCCCCGGCTGGTTCCGTCATCAAAGGCCACAGCTTCAACATCACCTGCTCCACGCCGCACCAGTACCCCGGGGGCTCCTTCCAGCTGCGGCTGATCCGCTCCAATGGCACGGTGCGCCAGTCTCTGCCCGCCCTCTCCACGTCGGTCACCTTCACCTTCGCCAGCGCCCAGAGCTCCAACGAGGGCTACTACTACTGCCTGTATCGGGTGCAGCTGGGCGGACGCACCTTCGTCTCCAGGGAAAGCCAGCCCCTGCCCATCGCCGTTAAAG atccagatccagttcTGAGTCCGATGATGGTCAGCTGGCTCATTTCCGGCCTGACCTTCATCGTGAccgtcgtcatcgtcgtcatcatggTCAAGGTGCTGCGCAACAAGGAGAAGCAGCCCTCTGAACTGGAGCGAGAGACCAGAACCT GTGTGGACAACACTTACGTCGCCTTGTCAATCAACAAATGA